The Schistocerca gregaria isolate iqSchGreg1 unplaced genomic scaffold, iqSchGreg1.2 ptg000665l, whole genome shotgun sequence genome includes a window with the following:
- the LOC126318301 gene encoding uncharacterized protein LOC126318301 isoform X2 yields the protein MKHPISVLLIILLSSSLLIADESQFMKDLVKAFPDMVQFQKYANDYCSLTPYFRCDYERNKIRSIHFYHVESLSGKLPDSISTLDSLETLTIISCPVEMELDFVNSLENLKEITLENVKIKGPVPRFNKNTKLRYLSISHNNLEGRVPTFSENTELEYIDVSSNKLEGYIPTFFYNTALISVNFSNNLFVDNMPNFERNTQLVKLDLSNNRLEGYIPSFNKTTQLKHLDLSNNSFIGNIPTLTNNLALRNLCLSSNNFEGYMPLFDKHIELMHINLSNNSFTGNMPSLSGNVKLIKIDFSNNKLYGFMPLFDKHIELKYLHLSNNSFVGNIPNFVKNIKLSVLDLSNNYLEGHTPSFSRNTQLEHLDLSGNSFIGRVPSLNSNTILKNLDLSNNKYSGHIPRFDNNVMLSALDLSDNKLIGNIPSFDKNTELKYM from the exons ATGAAACACCCTATATCTGTGCTATTGATAATTTTATTGTCATCGTCACTATTAATAGCTGATGAATCACAGTTTATGAAAGACTTAGTTAAAGCATTTCCGGATATGGTTCAGTTTCAAAAATATGCAAATGACTATTGTAGCTTGACGCCTTATTTTCGATG TGATTACGAGCGTAATAAAATCCGAAGCAT ACATTTTTATCATGTTGAATCATTATCTGGAAAACTTCCGGATTCAATATCTACTCTAGATTCATTAGAAACATT aaCAATTATTAGCTGTCCGGTTGAAATGGAGTTGGATTTTGTCAattcattagaaaatttaaaagagat AACATTAGAAAACGTCAAAATAAAAGGTCCTGTGCCACGTTTCAATAAAAACACTAAATTGAGATATCT AAGTATTTCACATAATAACTTAGAAGGCCGTGTACCAACTTTTAGTGAAAACACTGAGCTGGAGTATAT AGATGTTTCAAGTAATAAGTTAGAAGGTTATATCCCAACTTTTTTTTATAATACTGCCCTAATAAGCGT AAacttttcaaataatttatttgtagACAATATGCCAAATTTTGAGAGGAATACGCAACTGGTGAAACT agatctttCAAATAATAGGTTAGAAGGTTATATTCCAAGTTTTAATAAAACCACTCAATTGAAACACCT AGATCTTTCAAATAATTCATTTATAGGCAATATACCAACTCTTACTAATAATCTTGCCTTAAGAAATTT ATGTCTTTCAAGTAATAATTTCGAAGGTTATATGCCACTTTTTGATAAACATATTGAATTGATGCATAT AAACCTTTCAAATAATTCATTTACAGGTAATATGCCAAGTCTTAGTGGAAATGTTAAATTGataaaaat AGATTTTTCAAATAACAAGTTATATGGTTTTATGCCACTTTTTGATAAACATATTGAATTGAAATATTT acatctttcaaataATTCGTTTGTAGGTAATATAccaaattttgttaaaaatattaaattatcaGTATT AGATCTTTCAAATAACTATTTGGAAGGTCATACGCCAAGTTTTAGTAGAAATACTCAATTGGAACATCT AGATCTTTCAGGTAATTCGTTTATAGGCAGAGTTCCAAGCCTTAATAGTAACACTATTCTAAAAAATTT AGATCTGTCAAACAATAAATATTCGGGTCATATTCCAAGATTTGATAATAATGTCATGTTGTCAGCACT AGATCTTTCCGATAATAAATTAATAGGTAATATTCCAAGTTTTGATAAGAACACTGAATTGAAATATAT GTAA
- the LOC126318301 gene encoding uncharacterized protein LOC126318301 isoform X1: MKHPISVLLIILLSSSLLIADESQFMKDLVKAFPDMVQFQKYANDYCSLTPYFRCDYERNKIRSIHFYHVESLSGKLPDSISTLDSLETLTIISCPVEMELDFVNSLENLKEITLENVKIKGPVPRFNKNTKLRYLSISHNNLEGRVPTFSENTELEYIDVSSNKLEGYIPTFFYNTALISVNFSNNLFVDNMPNFERNTQLVKLDLSNNRLEGYIPSFNKTTQLKHLDLSNNSFIGNIPTLTNNLALRNLCLSSNNFEGYMPLFDKHIELMHINLSNNSFTGNMPSLSGNVKLIKIDFSNNKLYGFMPLFDKHIELKYLHLSNNSFVGNIPNFVKNIKLSVLDLSNNYLEGHTPSFSRNTQLEHLDLSGNSFIGRVPSLNSNTILKNLDLSNNKYSGHIPRFDNNVMLSALDLSDNKLIGNIPSFDKNTELKYIYLSNNKLSGKVPSFGKNMELIKIDLSNNILDGDSPNFGKHTQLTYLNLLNNSIAGEVLIYNRNVELIKLNKYLEPILKNVNSPVKKEILNNVLGYSYSKLLSTLFPEDELVEGKKESFIPPYMRNS, from the exons ATGAAACACCCTATATCTGTGCTATTGATAATTTTATTGTCATCGTCACTATTAATAGCTGATGAATCACAGTTTATGAAAGACTTAGTTAAAGCATTTCCGGATATGGTTCAGTTTCAAAAATATGCAAATGACTATTGTAGCTTGACGCCTTATTTTCGATG TGATTACGAGCGTAATAAAATCCGAAGCAT ACATTTTTATCATGTTGAATCATTATCTGGAAAACTTCCGGATTCAATATCTACTCTAGATTCATTAGAAACATT aaCAATTATTAGCTGTCCGGTTGAAATGGAGTTGGATTTTGTCAattcattagaaaatttaaaagagat AACATTAGAAAACGTCAAAATAAAAGGTCCTGTGCCACGTTTCAATAAAAACACTAAATTGAGATATCT AAGTATTTCACATAATAACTTAGAAGGCCGTGTACCAACTTTTAGTGAAAACACTGAGCTGGAGTATAT AGATGTTTCAAGTAATAAGTTAGAAGGTTATATCCCAACTTTTTTTTATAATACTGCCCTAATAAGCGT AAacttttcaaataatttatttgtagACAATATGCCAAATTTTGAGAGGAATACGCAACTGGTGAAACT agatctttCAAATAATAGGTTAGAAGGTTATATTCCAAGTTTTAATAAAACCACTCAATTGAAACACCT AGATCTTTCAAATAATTCATTTATAGGCAATATACCAACTCTTACTAATAATCTTGCCTTAAGAAATTT ATGTCTTTCAAGTAATAATTTCGAAGGTTATATGCCACTTTTTGATAAACATATTGAATTGATGCATAT AAACCTTTCAAATAATTCATTTACAGGTAATATGCCAAGTCTTAGTGGAAATGTTAAATTGataaaaat AGATTTTTCAAATAACAAGTTATATGGTTTTATGCCACTTTTTGATAAACATATTGAATTGAAATATTT acatctttcaaataATTCGTTTGTAGGTAATATAccaaattttgttaaaaatattaaattatcaGTATT AGATCTTTCAAATAACTATTTGGAAGGTCATACGCCAAGTTTTAGTAGAAATACTCAATTGGAACATCT AGATCTTTCAGGTAATTCGTTTATAGGCAGAGTTCCAAGCCTTAATAGTAACACTATTCTAAAAAATTT AGATCTGTCAAACAATAAATATTCGGGTCATATTCCAAGATTTGATAATAATGTCATGTTGTCAGCACT AGATCTTTCCGATAATAAATTAATAGGTAATATTCCAAGTTTTGATAAGAACACTGAATTGAAATATAT ATACCTTTCAAATAATAAATTATCAGGTAAGGTTCCAAGTTTTGGTAAAAATATGGAATTGataaaaat AGATCTTTCAAATAACATTTTAGACGGTGATAGTCCAAATTTTGGTAAACATACTCAATTGACATATCT AAATCTCCTAAATAATTCAATAGCAGGTGAGGTTCTAATTTACAACAGGAATGTCGAActtattaaattaaataaatatttggaaccaattttgaaaaatgt TAACAGCCCTGTAAAGAAGGAAATACTAAATAATGTTCTAGGTTATTCTTATAGCAAACTCTTATCAACACT GTTTCCAGAGGATGAACTTGTAGAGGGTAAAAAGGAGTCATTTATACCACCATATATGAGAAATAGCTAG